The genomic stretch TCTGAGTGCCGATATGTTTAGCGGGTACATGCACGATTACAAACCTCTAAACGGTGGAAGTCATAACTCCGATTATAACCTGCAAGACGGGTGGAACGGGACGTTGTGGGAGAATACCTACGCTTACATCATGCCTCAGATTAAACGGCTGGAGGACTCTACCCGGTTAAAATATCCTGCCGTGTATGCTGTTACTGAAATCTTGAAGGTGGAAGTGATGCATCGGGTTTCCGATTACTATGGTCCTGTTATTTACACGAGTTTCGGAAATAAAAAAATGATTTATCAGCCGGATACCCAACAGGATGTTTATCATTATTTCCTGGATGATTTGAAGACGGCGGTGGGAATACTGGAAAATTATGTGAATTTAGCCGACTACACGCCTGAATTTTCCCGTTTTGATTTGTTGTTGGATGGGAAGGTTGAATCGTGGATTCGGTTTGCCAACTCGTTGCGCCTGCGTCTGGCAATTCGGATGGCAATGGCCGATCCGGATAAAGCCCGGCAAGAGTTCGCGGACGCTTTAGCTGGCCCTCTCGGGGTTTTTGAAGAACCCACGCAACTGGTGGCGGTGACGACTGATGAGGAATACAGTAACCCGTTGGGCGAGATTAACCGGGTGTGGGGCGAGGTGTACATGAATGCGTCCATGGAATCTATTTTGAATGGTTTTGACGATCCCCGGCGGGAGGCTTTTTTCGAGCCTTGTCCCGATGATGTTCTTTTGCCGGATCGGGATGGGAGGGATTCGGTGCTTATTCCTTTGAAAGGGCAGTACCGGGGAATCCGTCAGGGAACCATGTTTGCCCACACGCTTTATTCCGCTCTGTCGAAAATATACGTAAATGTCCAGACAAAACCGATTCTGATGACGGCAGCCGAGGTCTGGTTTCTGCGGGCGGAAGCCGCTTTGCGGGGATGGACTGCAGAGGACCCCAGAATTTGTTACGAGCAGGGTATCCGGTGTTCATTCTCCCAGTGGCAGGTGGCCGGCGTGGAAACTTATTTGCAGAGTGATTGTCGGGCGGCTGATTTCGAGGATGCCTTTACCCCCGAAAATAATATCAAGGCTCGTTGTCTAGTTTCCCCTCGCTGGGATGATGCCGCTTCTGACGAGATGAAATTGGAACGGATTATCACGCAAAAATGGCTGGCTGTTTTCCCGGAAGGTTGCGAGGCATGGGCAGAACAACGAAGGACTGGTTATCCGAGGTTATTCTCCGTGCGGTATAACAATAGTCGTAACGGGTGTGTTGACACGGAAAAAATGATTCGTCGTCTGAATTATCCATCTTCAATTTTAGATAGTGATAATGGGCAATACGAGATGCTGGTCAATGCCTTGGGAGGTCCAGATCATGCCGGAACTCCTTTGTGGTGGGATACCGGACGGAATTTTTAGGAATCTTGCTTATTCTGGGGTGAGAAATAGATATTAAATTTTAAGCTATAATCGAAACTTTATCGAGTTCCTTTCGTTTCTATAGGTGTTGAAAACGAAATAAAAACGAACTTTTAAATATTTATAGTTATGATGAAAGGAAATATCGGTTTAAATGCTGCAATGATTAAATCCAGCAAAACCATTTTGAATAACCTGTTGGCTGACCATTTTGTTTTACTTGCTAAAACTTGGAATTACCACTGGAATATGAAAGGCCCGAGTTTTAGGTCTTATCACACTTTTTTGGAAGATCTTTATAACGGCTTGATTGAAGATATAGATAGTATTGCCGAACGTGTTCGTGATTTGGACGAACGTCCTATCGGTTCTTTGAAGGGATGTTTGGAACATAATCGTATTAAAGAACATGATGATGAAAAACCACTCCCCGATGCAAAGGGAATGCTGGCAGCTTTGCTGGACGATAATGCCGAGGTGATTCGACAAATCCGTACCGATTTGGAAACCATGGAGAAAGAAGAGTCAAAGGACTTCGGAACATCCAATTTCTTGGAAGATATGATTGAGAAGAAAGAAAAAGTAACTTGGATGATCCGGGCCCATTTGGAATAGGGATAGATTTTTTTGTTATTAGTGAATGAAAGGGATTGCTGTGATGGTGATCCCTTTTGTTTTGTGTATAGTAACCTTCTAATCCGATGTTTTTGTATCTTCGTGGCGAATAATTATATGAGATGGAAGATAGAGAGATTAGCGATATATTGATTCGTTGGTACGAGGAGAACAAGCGGGATTTACCGTGGCGAAGAACTTCTGATCCTTACTTGATCTGGATTTCGGAGATTATCCTTCAACAGACCAGGGTGGTGCAGGGGTTGGAGTATTTTAACCGATTCACGGAACGGTTTCCCAACGTGGCGGCTCTTGCCATGGCGGATGAGGACGAGGTGATGAAGTATTGGCAGGGGCTAGGGTATTATAGCCGGGCTAGGAACCTGCATGCGGCAGCCCGACAGATCATGAATGATTTTGATGGTGTTTTTCCCCGCACACGAGAAGAAGTTCTTTCGTTGAGAGGAATTGGTGATTACACAGTTGCTGCCATTTGTTCTTTTGCCTACCGGTTACCCTATGCAACCGTGGATGGGAATGTTTTCCGGGTATTGGCCCGGTTGTTTGATATAGATTTATCTATTGACGGGGGAGAAGGGAAAAAATATTTTACGGCATTGGCCCAATCCCTGTTGGATGAACGTCGTCCGGATTTGTTCAACCAGGCGATGATGGAGTTCGGGGCGTTGCAATGCGTGCCTAAGTCACCGGATTGCGAGTGTTGTCCTCTAAACGGGAAGTGTTTGGGATTGGCAGCCCGACGAGTGGAACGATTACCTGTGAAAAGTGGGAAGACCGTGGTGAAACCTCGTTATTTTAATTATTTGTATATACATGGGCAAGGTATGACCCTTTTATCCAAGCGAATGGAGAATGATATTTGGCGTAATCTCTACGAGTTCCCGTTAATCGAAACGGAGTGTGCGGTTACGTGGGGGGAATTGTCCGGTATGGCTGTTTTTCAAGAGTTATTTGATGGTATCGAAAAAGTTGAAATTACCCGGGAGTACGTGGCGAAAAAACATGTCTTGTCTCATCGAGTGATATACCCTGTATTTTATGAAATTCGGGTCGATTCTTTTTCGGAGAGTATGGGGAAATATTTGAAAGTACCCGATAATCGGGTGGGAGAATATGCTGTCTCCCGATTAATTCAGTCATATCTTGAAGTGCGGGATGGTTTGTTGTTTTAAGAAAAAGTTCATTGTTTGTCGATCGCTGTTGAAAAAAGTTTATTTTTGCACTAATGCGAAAAAGTGATCGAGATATACTGGATGTGTTCTTGAAGAACCGTAAGGAAGGAGTTCGGATGTTGTTTGATCGATATTATCGGCCTCTCGTGCTGTATGCGGGAAGTTTGATTGACGATGATACGATGGCTGAAGATCTCGTTCAGGAATTTTTCGTGCGTTTATGGGAAGATGATTATTTGAAGCATATAGAGGAAAAGGCCTTGGTTTCTTATCTTTTTTCTTCCGTTCGGAATAGTTGTTACACTTACACGCATAAGAAGGATGTGTTGCGTATGCGGGTGGATTACACTGCTATTGATGTGGCAGCGGATACGGCGGCAGTGTTGAACCAGGAAATTGTGGATCGGGTGGCGGCTGTTATTGCTCGGATGCCGGAACAAACGAGGAAAGTGGTGGATTGTGTTCTGATGCGGGATATGAAATATCAGGATGCGGCAGATGAGTTACAAGTGTCATTGAACACGGTGAAAACGTTGTTGCGTAACGGGATGCGTATCTTGCGGGAAGAATTAAAGAGAGACGAAGAGTTGATTTTGTTGCTTATCATGTCCCGGTGTTTAGGTGACTAGGTTATCCATTATCCATTCATTTGTTATTGTTCGAGAATAGTTAACCTTTCCGTTATGGTTGCTCTACCCTTTCGCTATCTCATAAACATATCATGAACATAGCAACTACATAACATGAATACTGACGGGTGTATGTGCTCCGTTCGGGTTATGTAGGAATTTTGTAGCTGCCTGCGGGAAGGGATAGTGTATTGTCCTGAAAAAAGTTTACAGTAAACTTAGTAAACCAATGTCAGAATTAAATTTACCCTCTGTTCGTCGTCGTTATTACCCTGTCAAGACGAAATTATCAGCGGTACGAGATCGAGTAATCAATGAAATGGGTTACGCGGAAGTTCTATCCAAGTACGAGGTCAAACCCTCGACTTTTCACGTTTGGCTCCACAAGTATAAATCTCGAGTTTTATCGGAAGAACAACACAAACGCTTATCTTGGCGTAATTACAAAATGTTATACCCGATGACCGACCAAGAACGCGCCGAGCTGGAGACTTTACGGCAGGAAGTAGAGAAACAGAAAATACTCGTGGAAGCTTACGAGTTAATGCTAGAGTTAGCCAGGGAACGCCTGCACGTTGATGTAAAAAAAAACTACGAGGAGATGCTATTAGCGGGATTGTCGAGAGACAGAAAGAACGGGGAGGTAAAGCCGTGACGGAACACCTTTGCAATTCCCTTGGCTACAGCAAGCAGGCTTATTACAAGAGCCTCCGGGCCGATCGTGGAGGCGAGGAACGCGAGCGTTACGTTCTTTCCATCGTCCAGGATATTCGCCGTGACATGCCTAACCTCGGGGTTAATAAATTGTGGAACATGCTGGGGTCTAACGGTCTGCCCGTCGGTCGGGATTGGCTTTATCGTTTGCTTCACCTTCACGATTTAATGATAAAACAGAAGAAGTACCGGGTGATCACGACGGATTCCCGGGCGTGGCATCGCCAGTTCCCGAACCTGGTGAAAGGGTTTCGAGTTACCCGGCCCAACCAGGTATGGGTCAGCGACATCACGTACCTGTCAACGAGTGCCGGTTTCGTGTACCTCTCGCTGGTAACCGACGCTTATTCCCGGCGGATCACGGGCTGGGAAGTTCACCCGACACTGGACTCGTCCGGTCCCGTGAAGGCCTTGTGCCGGGCGTTGGCGACGCTGCCTTCCAACTTTAGCGACAAGCTTGTTCATCACTCGGATCGGGGTGGGCAATACTGCTCCTCGCTGTACACCGGGATTTTGAAAGAACACGGTATTCAAGTGAGCGTGACACAAGATGGCTCTCCTTACGATAACGGTATCGCCGAGAGAGTGAACTGGATTTTGAAACGGGAATGGTTAAACGATATGGTCTTGAGAGATATCGACCAGGCGAGAATGCAAGTGGAGAGAATTATCGGGATATACAACACGAGAAGACCACACATGGCTATCGGGTTGAAAGTTCCTGACCAGGCACACCGCGATAAAAAAGAGTTATTCGCCAGGGTCATGTATTGACGCCAAGTTTTCTTGGCATCCGGGGAATTCCCCGGATGCCAAGAAAAAAGTAAAACTATTACAGGAATTACATTTTTTTGAAGTAAACTTGTAACAGAAAAGAGAATAGAAAATGTTTTTTACAATTTATTGAATGTCAAATCTAGTAAACCAATTTTAGGAAACTACATAGAGAAGGGATTAGTAGGGTATGGCTCAGCCCTGTTTTTAAGAATGTATTTATTAGAATTAATTTTGCTTTTGATTTAAAAAAAAACGTGTTTCCATTCACCCGTTTTGATTTTTATTTAGTCTTACTTGTAAAAAATGAGAATAGATATGGCTATTTCAGATTACATGGAAGATTTGATTTATCGAGTGCTGGCAGGCGAGGTGGACGAGGTAGAACGGAAGGAGTTCGAGACGTGGTTACGGGAAAATGATGAACACCGTGTCTTTTTTGAAAAAATAGAACGGGCTTGGTACACGGGGAAATATGCGGCCCGATGGAAAAACGTGGAGATGAGTGCCGCATGGAAGGCCGTGGAACACGGGCGGGAACAGAGACAAAGGCGTCGATTCAGACGGATCGGGTTGGGAGTGGCAGCGAGCGTGGCGGTGTTGGTCGGAATAACATGGATTGTGGGACAGAGAGAAGAAGGATCCCTTGTTTCGGTTGTGGCTCAATCTTCGGTGGTAAAACCGGGTGAGGCGAAAGCTCGCTTGGTGTTATCATCAGGGTTTGAGGTTGAGTTGGGATGTGTAAATGGAGATACAATTAATGAAAAGGGGGGCCCGATTCTGAACGGGAAAGAGTATATTGATTATAGTAAACAGGAAAACACCTTGCAGGGAGATGTCGTGTATAACGAGTTGATTGTTCCGCCGGGAGGAGAGTACCAACTAGTGCTGGCTGATCGTACGGTAGTTTATATGAATTCCGAATCTCGATTGAAGTACCCGGTGATGTTTGGCGGGAAAAATCGCATGGTGGAATTGGAAGGAGAGGCCTATTTTGAAGTTTCCAAGGATGAAGATCATCCTTTTATTGTGCGTACGGAACGTTTGGATGTGACGGTGTTAGGTACAGGATTTAACGTGATGGCCTATAAGCAGGATCCCCGGACAGAGGTTACCTTGGTAAAGGGAAAGGTGGATGTAAGAAGAGGGGAAATTAACGAGATATTGACACCTAGCCGACAATTTGTGATGAACAACGAGAATCAAGAGTATGAGGTGAAGACTGTAAATGTGGCTACTTACGTGGACTGGAAGGACGGGGTACTCAATTTTGACGGAATGCCGTTGGAAGAGTTGGGAGATAAACTGGGACGTTGGTATGAAGTGAAGTTTTTCTTCACGAAAGAGAGCTTGAAACGGTTGAAGTTTTCGGGTGCTTTTAAGAAATATAACGAGATTGGTTACATACTTTCTTTAATCGAGGCAACGACCAATGTTACTTTTAAAATCAATAAAGATGTGATTGTTGTTAATGAAAAATAGAGAATAGGATTACTTCTGGGGAATAAAAATACCGGAAAGTGTTAGGACCACGATCCGGTAATCACTCCCGAAGAAGTATTTAAGTATCACTTAATTTACAAATGTATGAAAAAAAGTAATGTCTTGTGGCTTGTTTTGTCAAAAAATAAGCAGCAACAATTATCAAAAATTATGAAATTGACTTGGATTCTTTGCGTCTGTTTCGTATGTTCTCTGTCTGCAAACGTGATGTCGCAGCAGAGGGTGAACATG from Butyricimonas virosa encodes the following:
- a CDS encoding SusD/RagB family nutrient-binding outer membrane lipoprotein yields the protein MRGLIYMIIGVISVSCTGRFKDLNTDKAGITDENMQVDLNHLGIPLDVIQQGIYFNYDYGKGKNWPYQLMQNLSADMFSGYMHDYKPLNGGSHNSDYNLQDGWNGTLWENTYAYIMPQIKRLEDSTRLKYPAVYAVTEILKVEVMHRVSDYYGPVIYTSFGNKKMIYQPDTQQDVYHYFLDDLKTAVGILENYVNLADYTPEFSRFDLLLDGKVESWIRFANSLRLRLAIRMAMADPDKARQEFADALAGPLGVFEEPTQLVAVTTDEEYSNPLGEINRVWGEVYMNASMESILNGFDDPRREAFFEPCPDDVLLPDRDGRDSVLIPLKGQYRGIRQGTMFAHTLYSALSKIYVNVQTKPILMTAAEVWFLRAEAALRGWTAEDPRICYEQGIRCSFSQWQVAGVETYLQSDCRAADFEDAFTPENNIKARCLVSPRWDDAASDEMKLERIITQKWLAVFPEGCEAWAEQRRTGYPRLFSVRYNNSRNGCVDTEKMIRRLNYPSSILDSDNGQYEMLVNALGGPDHAGTPLWWDTGRNF
- a CDS encoding Dps family protein, with amino-acid sequence MMKGNIGLNAAMIKSSKTILNNLLADHFVLLAKTWNYHWNMKGPSFRSYHTFLEDLYNGLIEDIDSIAERVRDLDERPIGSLKGCLEHNRIKEHDDEKPLPDAKGMLAALLDDNAEVIRQIRTDLETMEKEESKDFGTSNFLEDMIEKKEKVTWMIRAHLE
- the mutY gene encoding A/G-specific adenine glycosylase, encoding MEDREISDILIRWYEENKRDLPWRRTSDPYLIWISEIILQQTRVVQGLEYFNRFTERFPNVAALAMADEDEVMKYWQGLGYYSRARNLHAAARQIMNDFDGVFPRTREEVLSLRGIGDYTVAAICSFAYRLPYATVDGNVFRVLARLFDIDLSIDGGEGKKYFTALAQSLLDERRPDLFNQAMMEFGALQCVPKSPDCECCPLNGKCLGLAARRVERLPVKSGKTVVKPRYFNYLYIHGQGMTLLSKRMENDIWRNLYEFPLIETECAVTWGELSGMAVFQELFDGIEKVEITREYVAKKHVLSHRVIYPVFYEIRVDSFSESMGKYLKVPDNRVGEYAVSRLIQSYLEVRDGLLF
- a CDS encoding sigma-70 family RNA polymerase sigma factor, which encodes MRKSDRDILDVFLKNRKEGVRMLFDRYYRPLVLYAGSLIDDDTMAEDLVQEFFVRLWEDDYLKHIEEKALVSYLFSSVRNSCYTYTHKKDVLRMRVDYTAIDVAADTAAVLNQEIVDRVAAVIARMPEQTRKVVDCVLMRDMKYQDAADELQVSLNTVKTLLRNGMRILREELKRDEELILLLIMSRCLGD
- a CDS encoding IS3 family transposase, producing MTEHLCNSLGYSKQAYYKSLRADRGGEERERYVLSIVQDIRRDMPNLGVNKLWNMLGSNGLPVGRDWLYRLLHLHDLMIKQKKYRVITTDSRAWHRQFPNLVKGFRVTRPNQVWVSDITYLSTSAGFVYLSLVTDAYSRRITGWEVHPTLDSSGPVKALCRALATLPSNFSDKLVHHSDRGGQYCSSLYTGILKEHGIQVSVTQDGSPYDNGIAERVNWILKREWLNDMVLRDIDQARMQVERIIGIYNTRRPHMAIGLKVPDQAHRDKKELFARVMY
- a CDS encoding FecR family protein produces the protein MAISDYMEDLIYRVLAGEVDEVERKEFETWLRENDEHRVFFEKIERAWYTGKYAARWKNVEMSAAWKAVEHGREQRQRRRFRRIGLGVAASVAVLVGITWIVGQREEGSLVSVVAQSSVVKPGEAKARLVLSSGFEVELGCVNGDTINEKGGPILNGKEYIDYSKQENTLQGDVVYNELIVPPGGEYQLVLADRTVVYMNSESRLKYPVMFGGKNRMVELEGEAYFEVSKDEDHPFIVRTERLDVTVLGTGFNVMAYKQDPRTEVTLVKGKVDVRRGEINEILTPSRQFVMNNENQEYEVKTVNVATYVDWKDGVLNFDGMPLEELGDKLGRWYEVKFFFTKESLKRLKFSGAFKKYNEIGYILSLIEATTNVTFKINKDVIVVNEK